One stretch of Ipomoea triloba cultivar NCNSP0323 chromosome 8, ASM357664v1 DNA includes these proteins:
- the LOC116028032 gene encoding uncharacterized protein LOC116028032: MELEFDKYCVVDGSPTTVLPAPRHCPKLEKRRSKRKQKCGNEKLCLNEDFTQNNFHHYRSVSCKDSLSRTSRSELGNEVLRRGSAYCSSKELRRFQKTDAGEERRKIEFSSGCITASSFGIVDALCSSEEDSSQVEENTSSVMSVNSDLSTGACKNLDALSFKSPPIHPIPEKGASPGNRENRYEGNKPRETDHSSAVFPKSLSAKFRVPHSPARSESDCSRASSSKSRFTPMRKMFEPFRKSKSQRSPLSNKCIESGWGDLECRLASLNGNKGSTKPLPPNFSNTTQQFNCGSLPSRKGSHNSLASLLPTHLHGFLQLDRKHGVPFFEFSVNFLEDVFLAKTWKVGNTLNWVYKFYSVRNRRKSHGSGCGSNDGTKESSLLVGQMQVSSYYLCNKVKNATGVSNNYSMVMEFVLYDTAKANPRKSVSFWDSSSPSYDVPNGDGRGHTGTHPVFAAELHEQQLEIAAIVIQVPVVQKRESLEFKSGFKNDQSTLLGFPFFEGAHGNVNPSRVAAVIPSGNHSLPTTESRGPSPLLDRWRSGGGCDCGGWDMACPLNVFYNLNIQSAADCPLIDNEKPLQLFIQGKKDKTPALSVRMMEGGQYGVDFHSQLSALQAFSISVAILHAMEAAASSCMEKGEEGRSQMQEESGGLLVEDEVRNSTKAVREENKKVQQQQPSFVLNPPFSPIARV; encoded by the exons ATGGAGTTAGAGTTTGATAAGTACTGTGTAGTGGATGGAAGCCCTACAACTGTTCTTCCAGCTCCACGGCATTGCCCAAAACTTGAAAAGAGAAGATCCAAGAGAAAACAGAAATGTGGAAATGAGAAACTCTGCCTAAATGAAGATTTCACTCAGAATAATTTCCATCACTACCGTAGTGTATCCTGTAAAGATTCTCTGTCTAGGACATCACGTTCAGAATTAGGTAATGAAGTTCTAAGGAGAGGTTCTGCGTATTGTAGTTCCAAAGAGCTTAGGCGCTTCCAGAAAACGGATGCTGGTGAGGAGAGGAGAAAAATTGAATTCTCAAGTGGGTGTATAACAGCTTCTTCATTTGGTATTGTTGATGCTTTGTGTAGTTCAGAGGAGGACAGTTCACAAGTAGAAGAAAACACATCCTCAGTAATGTCGGTGAACTCAGATTTAAGTACTGGAGCATGTAAAAATCTCGATGCACTTTCCTTTAAATCCCCCCCTATCCATCCCATTCCAGAGAAAGGTGCATCACCAGGTAACAGAGAAAACAGATACGAAGGTAATAAGCCAAGGGAAACAGATCATTCTTCTGCTGTTTTTCCCAAGTCATTATCAGCCAAGTTTAGAGTGCCTCATTCGCCTGCTCGATCAGAAAGTGATTGCTCAAGAGCTAGTAGTTCAAAGTCCAGGTTCACTCCAATGAGAAAGATGTTTGAACCATTCAGGAAATCCAAGTCTCAAAGAAGTCCCCTGAGTAATAAATGTATTGAATCAGGCTGGGGGGACTTGGAATGTAGGCTAGCAAGTCTTAATGGTAATAAAGGATCTACGAAACCTTTGCCACCCAATTTTTCAAACACAACTCAGCAATTCAATTGTGGTTCTCTGCCTTCCCGGAAAGGAAGCCACAATTCACTTGCATCACTTTTACCAACTCATTTGCATGGCTTCCTCCAGTTGGACAGAAAACACGGGGTGCCTTTTTTTGAGTTCTCAGTAAACTTCCTTGAAGATGTATTTCTAGCCAAAACATGGAAAGTTGGAAATACTTTAAATTGGGTATATAAATTCTATTCAGTCCGTAACAGAAGGAAGAGCCATGGCAGTGGATGTGGATCAAATGATGGGACTAAAGAATCATCTCTTTTAGTTGGGCAGATGCAAGTCTCGAGCTATTATTTAtgtaataaagtaaaaaatgcCACAGGAGTCTCTAATAATTATTCTATGGTGATGGAGTTTGTTTTGTATGATACTGCCAAAGCCAATCCAAGAAAAAGTGTGTCCTTTTGGGACAGTTCAAGCCCATCATATGATGTTCCCAATGGTGATGGCAGGGGTCATACTGGTACCCATCCTGTGTTTGCAGCTGAATTGCATGAGCAGCAGCTTGAAATTGCAGCCATTGTGATACAAGTGCCAGTAGTTCAAAAGAGAGAGAGTTTGGAATTCAAAAGTGGGTTTAAGAATGACCAGTCGACTCTGTTGGGCTTCCCTTTCTTTGAAGGGGCTCATGGTAATGTGAACCCTTCAAGGGTGGCTGCAGTGATCCCTTCTGGTAACCATAGTTTGCCAACAACTGAAAGTCGTGGCCCTTCTCCATTGCTAGATAGATGGCGTTCTGGTGGAGGCTGTGATTGTGGTGGGTGGGACATGGCATGTCCCCTAAATGTATTTTACAATCTAAATATACAGAGTGCTGCTGACTGCCCACTCATAGACAATGAAAAACCGCTACAACTATTTATTCAG GGAAAGAAAGACAAGACGCCAGCATTGAGCGTTAGAATGATGGAAGGTGGGCAATATGGTGTTGATTTCCACTCTCAGTTATCTGCACTACAAGCATTCTCCATTAGTGTTGCTATTTTGCACGCGATGGAAGCAGCCGCCTCGAGTTGTATGGAAAAGGGGGAAGAAGGAAGATCACAAATGCAAGAAGAATCAGGTGGATTGTTGGTTGAGGATGAAGTTAGAAATTCAACCAAAGCAGTGAGAGAGGAAAACAAGAAAGTGCAGCAGCAGCAGCCTAGTTTTGTTTTAAACCCTCCATTTTCTCCAATTGCTCGAGTATAG